A window of Candidatus Methylomirabilota bacterium genomic DNA:
CAGCAGCGCGTGGCGCTGGCGCGGGCGCTGGCCCGCCGCCCCGAGATCCTGCTGCTCGATGAACCGCTGTCCGCGCTCGACGCGAAGATCCGACTTCGACTACGCGCCGAGATCCGCAAGATCCAGCAGGATCTCGGGATCGCGACGGTCTACGTCACCCACGACCAGGAGGAGGCGCTCTCGATCGCCGACCGCATCGCGGTGATGCGCGCGGGGCGCATCGAGCAGGTCGGGCGGCCCGAGGAGATCTACGGCCGCCCGCGCACCGACTTCGTCGCGGACTTCATCGGGATCTCGAACATCCTCGACTGCCGTGTCGTCTCCGCGCGCGACGGCACGGTCGAGTGGGAGGGCGAGCGCTTGCGTGCGGCGCTCGACGGCGGCGCCGACGGCGACCGGGTCATGGTCTTGGTGCGCCCCGAGAAGCTCGCGCTCGCCGGCGACGGCGCGCCCGGCGACGGGCGGAACCGCGTCGAGGGGGTGCTCGGCGTCGTGACGTTCCTCGGCCCCGTCGTGCGCCTCGAGGTCCTCGTGCGCGGCCGCCCCTTCTGGGTGGACGTGGCCCCCGGGCAGGCGCGGGCGCTCGAGCGCGGCAAGCCGGTCACGCTCGCGTGGGCGCCGGGCGACGCCGTCGTCATCGCCGCCACCGGAACCTCCGCCGATTAACGCCGCTCGCGTCGTCATCCTCGGCGGCGGCGTCGCCGGCTGCAGCATCGCCTACCACCTGGCGCTCGCGGGCTGGCGCGACGTCACCGTCCTCGAGCGGGGCGAGCTGACGGGCGGCTCGACCTTCCACGCGGCGGGGCTCGTCGGCCAGGCGCGCTCGTCCGGCGCGCTCACGCGCGTCAACATGGCGAGCGTCGAGCTCTACCGGCGCCTCCTCGAGGACACGGGCCGCGATCCAGGCTGGAAGCCCGTCGGCAGCTTGCGCGTCGCGTCCTCCCCGGCGCGGCTCGAGGAGCTGCGGCGGCAGGAGGCGTTTACCCGCCGGTTCGGTCTCGATGTCGAGCTGCTCGGCCCTCGCGAGGCGCGCTCGAAGTTCCCGCTCATGACGGACGCGGCGCTCGAGGGCGCCCTCTGGGTCCCGGGCGACGGCCACGTGGATCCGGCCGGCCTCACCCACGCCCTCGCCGCCGGGGCGAAGGCGCGCGGCGTCAGCGTGAGGACCGGCGAGCGCGTCGTGTCGATCGCGGTCACGCGCGGACGCGTCGCGGCGGTCGTCACCGAGCGCGAGACGATCGCCTGCGAGGCCGTCGTGAACGCGGGCGGGATCTGGGCCGCCGAGATCGGCCGCATGGTCGGCGTCGGCATCCCCGTCGTGCCGATGGCCCACCAGTACCTCGTCACCGCGCCGATCGAGGGCGTGCGGCGCGACTTCGCGGTGACGCGTGATCCCGACCGCCTCGTCTACCTCCGCGAGGAGGTCGGCGGGCTCGTCGTCGGCGGCTTCGAGCGCGCGTGCCGGACGTGGGGGCTCGACGGGATTCCGAAGGACTTCACCCATCAGCTCCTGCCGCCCGACTGGGACCGGTTCGCCCCGCTGATGGAGGGCGCGATCGCGCGGGTCCCCGCGCTCGCCGCCGCGCCGGCGATCCGTCTCGTGAACGGGCCGGAGGCGTACACTCCGGACGGGGAGTTCATCCTGGGCGAGTGCGAGCGCCCGCGGGGCTTCTGGGTCGCCGCGGGCTTCTGCGCCCACGGGATCGCGGGCGCCGGCGGCGTGGGCGGGGTGATGGCGCACTGGATCACCGAGGGGCGTCCGCCGTGGGACGTCGGGCGGATGGACGTGCGCCGCTTCGGTCCGGAGGGCATGGAGCCCGCGGCGGCCGTCCGCCAGGCGGTCGGCGTCTACTCGACCTACTACGACATCCGTGAGAGGTACGTGCCATGAGGATCGAGACCATCGCGGTGCACGCGGGCGCCCGCGTCGATCCGGCGACGGGCGCGGTCACGCCGGCCATCCACCCGTCCACCACCTTCGAGCGCGACGCCGACGGCTCGTATCCCCGTGGCTTCCTCTACGCGCGCAACGGCAATCCGAACCGCGACGCGCTCGAAGCGTGCCTCGCGGCGCTCGAGGGCGGCGAGGCCGCGGCCGCGTTCGCGTCGGCGTCGGCGGCGACCTCGGCGATCTTCCAGGCGCTCGCGCCCGGCGACCACGTCGTCGCGCCCGTGGACGCCTACCACGGCACGTCGCGCCTCCTGCGCGAGACGTTCAGCCGCTGGGGGCTCGAGACAACGTTCGTCGACATGACCGACCTGGCCGCGGTGCAGAAGGCGATCAAGGCGACCACGAAGCTCGTCTGGGCCGAGACACCCTCGAACCCGCTGTGGAAGGTCACCGACATCGCGCGCGTCGGCGAGATCGCCCACGGCGCCGGCGCCCGGTACCTCTGCGACAACACCACCGCGACGCCCGTCCTCCAGTCGCCGTTCGGGCTCGGCGCCGACCTGATCCTGCACGCGACGACCAAGTACCTCGGCGGCCACAGCGACGTGATGGGCGGCGCCGTCGTCGCCCGGGCGCGGGACGACTTCTTCGACCGGATCCGCGCGATCCAGGTCTCGGGCGGGGCGGTGCCCTCGCCGTTCGACTGCTGGCTCGTGCTTCGTGGCATCCGGACGCTCCCGTATCGCGTGCGCGCGCAGTCGGAGAGCGCGCTGAAGGTCGCGACCTTCCTCGCGCGCCATCCCGGTGTCGAGCGCGTCCATTACCCCGGGCTCGCGACCCATCCCGGGCACGACGTCGCGCGCCGCCAGATGTCGGCGTTCGGCGGGATGGTGTCGGTGGAGGTGCGGGGCGATCGCGCGGGCGCGCTCGCCGTCGCGGCGCGGCTCTCCATCTTCACGCGCGCGACGAGCTTCGGCGGGACGGAGAGCCTCGTCGAGCACCGCGCCTCGATCGAGGGGCCGGGGACCCGGACGCCGGAGAACCTGCTGCGCCTGTCCATCGGACTCGAGCACGCCGACGACCTGATCGAGGACCTGGGCCGGGCGCTCGGCTGAGCCAAAGACAGGAGGCACCGCGCATGACGCTCCAGGGCAAGACCGCGCTCGTCACCGGCGCCGCCCGCGGCATCGGGCTCGCGATCAGCACGCGCCTCGTGCGTGAGGGCGCGCGCGTCGCGCTCGTCGATCTCGACCGCGCCGGGGTCGAGGCCGCCGCGAAGCCGTTCGGCGGTCAGGCGCTCGCGCTCGCCGCCGACGTCACGAAGACCGACGACGTCGAGCGCGCGGTGCGGACGGTGACGGAGCGCTGGGGCAGGCTCGACATCGCCGTGAACAACGCCGGGATCACCGGCGGCTCGAAGCTCACCTGGGAGATCACCGACGAGGAGTGGCACCGCGTCCTCGCGGTGGACCTCACGGCCGTCTTCCTCGTCTCGCGCGCCGCCGTCCGGGTCATGCTCGGGCAGGGGAGCGGCCGGATCGTCAACATCGCCTCCATCGCGGGCAAGGACGGGAACCCGACGCTCGTGCCGTACTCGACCGCGAAGGCCGGCGTCATCGGCCTGACCAAGGCCCTCGCGAAGGAGGTGGCGACCAGGGGGATCCTCGTCAACGCCATCGCGCCCGCGATGATCGAGACCGACATGGTTCGGCAGATGTCCAAGGAGACGGTGGACATGCTCCGGGCCAAGATCCCGATGGGACGGATCGGCCGGCCGG
This region includes:
- a CDS encoding ABC transporter ATP-binding protein; amino-acid sequence: MRISLDRLTKRFGGAVAVDGLSLDIRPGELVSLVGGSGCGKTTTLRMIAGFERPDAGEIRFDDRVVNDVPPRRRGVGIVFQSYALFPTMTAAENIAFGLRVARWPAAKVRARVAEMVELTGLRGFEERYANQLSGGQQQRVALARALARRPEILLLDEPLSALDAKIRLRLRAEIRKIQQDLGIATVYVTHDQEEALSIADRIAVMRAGRIEQVGRPEEIYGRPRTDFVADFIGISNILDCRVVSARDGTVEWEGERLRAALDGGADGDRVMVLVRPEKLALAGDGAPGDGRNRVEGVLGVVTFLGPVVRLEVLVRGRPFWVDVAPGQARALERGKPVTLAWAPGDAVVIAATGTSAD
- a CDS encoding FAD-binding oxidoreductase; translation: MLGGGVAGCSIAYHLALAGWRDVTVLERGELTGGSTFHAAGLVGQARSSGALTRVNMASVELYRRLLEDTGRDPGWKPVGSLRVASSPARLEELRRQEAFTRRFGLDVELLGPREARSKFPLMTDAALEGALWVPGDGHVDPAGLTHALAAGAKARGVSVRTGERVVSIAVTRGRVAAVVTERETIACEAVVNAGGIWAAEIGRMVGVGIPVVPMAHQYLVTAPIEGVRRDFAVTRDPDRLVYLREEVGGLVVGGFERACRTWGLDGIPKDFTHQLLPPDWDRFAPLMEGAIARVPALAAAPAIRLVNGPEAYTPDGEFILGECERPRGFWVAAGFCAHGIAGAGGVGGVMAHWITEGRPPWDVGRMDVRRFGPEGMEPAAAVRQAVGVYSTYYDIRERYVP
- a CDS encoding aminotransferase class V-fold PLP-dependent enzyme, with amino-acid sequence MRIETIAVHAGARVDPATGAVTPAIHPSTTFERDADGSYPRGFLYARNGNPNRDALEACLAALEGGEAAAAFASASAATSAIFQALAPGDHVVAPVDAYHGTSRLLRETFSRWGLETTFVDMTDLAAVQKAIKATTKLVWAETPSNPLWKVTDIARVGEIAHGAGARYLCDNTTATPVLQSPFGLGADLILHATTKYLGGHSDVMGGAVVARARDDFFDRIRAIQVSGGAVPSPFDCWLVLRGIRTLPYRVRAQSESALKVATFLARHPGVERVHYPGLATHPGHDVARRQMSAFGGMVSVEVRGDRAGALAVAARLSIFTRATSFGGTESLVEHRASIEGPGTRTPENLLRLSIGLEHADDLIEDLGRALG
- a CDS encoding SDR family NAD(P)-dependent oxidoreductase, with the translated sequence MTLQGKTALVTGAARGIGLAISTRLVREGARVALVDLDRAGVEAAAKPFGGQALALAADVTKTDDVERAVRTVTERWGRLDIAVNNAGITGGSKLTWEITDEEWHRVLAVDLTAVFLVSRAAVRVMLGQGSGRIVNIASIAGKDGNPTLVPYSTAKAGVIGLTKALAKEVATRGILVNAIAPAMIETDMVRQMSKETVDMLRAKIPMGRIGRPEEVAALVAWLVSDECSFSTGAVYDISGGRATY